One region of Triticum aestivum cultivar Chinese Spring chromosome 6B, IWGSC CS RefSeq v2.1, whole genome shotgun sequence genomic DNA includes:
- the LOC123137365 gene encoding uncharacterized protein, with translation MPTELKRAAEDGDDSTPTRLRRKIVVPEKPVYLVVEHKAEPAYSILSVGTMAPKIPLHLSQRGMSFTAMESPQGSWIVGVGGDKQIHTTIFDVTASKEWQGPWLHTNKMEPILIPHRGQLYVLSSRPSVKRGAMGLDYLPWFEQINFEDGRPNQAEVCLELEPPPIFPCRITPPEYRNPPAIRVASYAMVGSHILLSVQLDNVTSPDKVARKYRKYMGTCGYDVEKKVWEMVHEMNLPFLGQAVPLGDQLFLARSKERDGAYAVYCMHVGQSTSGTSELSIIEVPLVVPKSRPILGELLFPLGRGRFSSVHFRSVDTEPESKLGKPSVVHGTYSIVKENFDDAIIMKQQRQVYKVADRSCPLAHPFPVVAAFTMEAE, from the exons ATGCCGACCGAGCTGAAGCGCGCTGCGGAGGATGGTGATGATTCCACTCCCACCCGTCTTCGCCGGAAAATCGTAGTTCCAGAAAAGCCGGTCTATCTGGTGGTGGAGCACAAGGCGGAGCCAGCGTACTCCATCCTCAGTGTTGGCACAATGGCGCCTAAGATCCCGCTGCACCTCAGCCAACGCGGCATGTCGTTCACTGCCATGGAGTCGCCGCAGGGGTCCTGGATCGTTGGCGTGGGCGGGGACAAGCAGATTCACACCACCATCTTCGATGTCACCGCCTCCAAGGAGTGGCAGGGTCCGTGGCTCCATACCAATAAGATGGAGCCCATCCTGATTCCACACCGCGGCCAGCTCTACGTGCTCTCCAGCCGCCCCTCCGTGAAGAGGGGGGCGATGGGGCTCGACTACCTTCCCTGGTTCGAGCAGATTAACTTCGAGGACGGCCGCCCTAACCAAGCCgaggtttgcctagaactcgagcCGCCGCCCATCTTTCCGTGCCGCATCACCCCGCCTGAGTACAGGAACCCGCCGGCTATACGCGTTGCCTCTTACGCCATGGTTGGCTCCCATATTTTGCTCTCCGTGCAACTGGACAATGTGACCAGCCCCGACAAGGTTGCCAGGAAATACAGGAAATACATGGGAACCTGCGGGTACGACGTGGAGAAGAAGGTGTGGGAGATGGTGCATGAGATGAATCTTCCTTTCCTTGGCCAGGCGGTGCCCCTCGGCGACCAACTCTTTCTTGCCCGCTCCAAAGAGAGGGACGGCGCTTATGCAGTGTACTGCATGCATGTCGGTCAGTCAACATCTGGGACCAGCGAGCTGTCCATTATTGAGGTTCCGCTGGTGGTGCCAAAGTCCCGACCTATTCTGGGGGAACTTCTCTTCCCTTTGGGAAGGGGACGGTTCTCTTCTGTTCACTTTCGATCTGTCGATACTGAACCGGAGTCCAAGTTGGGCAAACCAAGTGTTGTACATGGCACCTACTCTATTGTGAAAGAAAATTTCGATGATGCTATAATAATGAAGCAGCAGCGGCAAGTTTACAAAGTAGCTGATCGGTCGTGTCCATTGGCTCATCCTTTCCCTGTGGTTGCTGCTTTCACAAT GGAAGCAGAATGA